The Triticum dicoccoides isolate Atlit2015 ecotype Zavitan chromosome 6A, WEW_v2.0, whole genome shotgun sequence genome has a window encoding:
- the LOC119317032 gene encoding leucine-rich repeat receptor-like protein FASCIATED EAR2 has protein sequence MPATPLVLALLLLLLAAGPRPVAPASTDRAALLAFRASLSPPSRAALSSWHGPLSASWLGVSLHPPAAAAVAAPPSVASLALQGLNLSGPLPAPSLALLRRLRELDLSANALFGELPCSLPRSLVDLDLSRNALSGAIPTCLPASLPALRTLNLSSNSLGFPLSPWFSFSSRLVALDFSSNALSGAVPPRIVADPDASSLLLLDLSHNRFSGEIPAGITAIRSLQGLFLADNQLSGEIPPGIGNLTYLQALDLSHNRLSGLVPAGLAGCFQLLYLRLGGNQLSGALRPELDALDSLKVLDLSNNRISGEIPLPLAGCRSLEVVILSGNEITGELSGAVAKWQSLRSLSLADNQLSGQLPDWMFSFPVLQWLDLSGNRFEGFIPDGGFNASSVLNGAGGGQGIPSGGMISPQLFVSASVDSTGQQLELGYDLRAAPGIDLSTNLLHGEIPEGLVAMKGLEYLNLSCNYLAGQIPAGLGGMGRLRTLDFSHNGLSGEVPPVIAAMTELEALNLSYNSLSGPLPTTDGLRKFPGALAGNPGICGGEGCTMDATMPEGKISGNNHHGWLSDWHGENRWVSLGAFSISTMTSFFVSLATLLCSSKARNFVFRPARIEY, from the coding sequence ATGCCGGCCACCCCTCTCGTCCTCGCCCTCTTGCTTCTGCTCCTCGCCGCCGGGCCGCGCCCCGTGGCCCCCGCCTCCACCGACCGCGCCGCGCTACTGGCCTTCCGCGCGTCCCTCTCCCCGCCCTCCCGCGCGGCGCTCTCCTCCTGGCACGGCCCGCTCTCCGCGTCCTGGCTCGGGGTCTCGCTccacccgcccgccgccgccgccgtggccgcTCCGCcctccgtcgcgtcgctcgcgctccAGGGCCTCAACCTCTCCGGGCCGCTCCCGGCCCCTTCGCTCGCGCTCCTACGCCGCCTCCGAGAGCTCGACCTCTCCGCCAACGCGCTCTTCGGCGAGCTCCCCTGCTCCCTACCGCGCTCGCTTGTCGACCTCGACCTCTCCCGCAACGCGCTCTCGGGCGCCATCCCCACCTGCCTCCCTGCCTCGCTGCCGGCCCTCCGCACCCTCAATCTCTCGTCCAACTCTCTCGGGTTCCCACTTTCCCCGTGGTTCTCCTTCTCCTCGCGCCTCGTTGCCCTCGATTTCTCCAGCAACGCCCTCTCTGGCGCCGTCCCGCCGCGTATCGTCGCCGACCCCGACGcatccagcctcctcctcctcgacctctcCCACAACCGCTTCTCCGGCGAGATCCCTGCGGGGATAACCGCGATACGGAGCCTGCAGGGCCTGTTCCTTGCGGACAATCAGCTGTCCGGGGAGATCCCACCCGGGATTGGGAACCTGACCTACTTGCAGGCGCTGGATTTGTCACATAACCGGCTGTCCGGTCTAGTGCCTGCAGGGCTTGCCGGCTGCTTCCAGCTTCTGTACCTGCGTCTCGGGGGTAATCAGCTCTCTGGGGCGCTGCGGCCGGAGCTTGATGCACTTGATAGTCTGAAGGTTCTAGATTTGTCGAACAACCGGATATCTGGTGAGATTCCGCTGCCGCTGGCTGGGTGCCGGTCTCTTGAGGTGGTGATCTTGTCGGGAAATGAGATCACTGGGGAGCTCAGTGGGGCTGTGGCGAAATGGCAGAGCCTGAGGTCCCTGTCGCTGGCTGATAATCAGCTCTCCGGCCAGCTACCAGATTGGATGTTCTCATTCCCGGTTCTCCAGTGGCTTGATTTGTCTGGCAATAGGTTTGAGGGTTTCATCCCTGATGGTGGTTTCAATGCAAGTTCAGTGCTTAATGGCGCAGGTGGTGGTCAGGGCATTCCATCCGGTGGTATGATTTCACCTCAATTGTTTGTGTCAGCATCTGTTGATTCCACAGGTCAGCAGCTTGAGCTTGGTTATGATCTTCGGGCAGCTCCTGGTATAGATCTATCAACGAATTTGCTCCATGGAGAGATACCTGAAGGGTTGGTTGCAATGAAGGGATTGGAGTACCTGAACCTCTCTTGCAATTACTTAGCTGGGCAGATCCCTGCAGGGCTTGGGGGGATGGGGAGGCTGCGGACGCTGGACTTCTCACATAATGGGCTGTCAGGGGAGGTGCCTCCTGTAATTGCTGCCATGACAGAGCTCGAGGCGCTTAACCTCTCTTACAATAGCCTATCTGGGCCTTTGCCAACAACAGATGGGTTACGGAAATTCCCAGGAGCTTTGGCAGGAAACCCTGGGATATGCGGTGGGGAAGGGTGCACTATGGATGCAACGATGCCAGAAGGGAAAATTTCAGGAAATAATCATCATGgctggctcagtgactggcatggagAGAATAGATGGGTGTCCCTTGGGGCATTCTCTATCAGCACGATGACTAGCTTTTTTGTGTCGTTGGCAACCTTGCTATGCTCCTCCAAGGCTAGGAATTTCGTATTTCGTCCTGCGAGGATAGAATATTGA